From Actinomycetota bacterium:
GGGGACGGTGGTGCTGACCGCCGGCACCACCGGACTGGGGGCGGTCGACCCGATCGCCGAGGCGCTCGCCCTGCGCGACCGCTACGGCTGCCGGCTCCACGTCGACGCCGCCTACGGCGGGTTCTTCGCCCTGCTGGCCTGGGACACCGACGGTGCCAAGCTGCTGGGGCCGGAGACGGCGGCGCGGCTGCGGGCGGTGGGGGGGTGCGACTCGGTGGTGGTCGACCCCCACAAGCACGGCCTGCAGCCGTACGGCTGCGGGGCGGTGCTGTTCCGCGACCCGACGGTGGGCCGGCTGTACCGCCACGACTCGCCCTACACCTACTTCACCTCCGACGAGCTGCACCTGGGCGAGATCAGCCTGGAGTGCTCCCGGGCCGGGGCGGCCGCCGGCGCTCTCTGGCTGACCCTGCGGGCCCTGCCCCTGCGGGCCGCCGACGGCCTCGGCCCGGTCGTGGCCGGCGGCCTCCGCGCCGCCAGGGGCTGGGCCGACCTGCTGGAGGCCAGCGACGAGCTTCACCTGTACCAGCGGCCCGAGCTCGACATCCTCGCCTTCTGGCCCGACCCGGGGTCACCCTCCTGCGCGGCCGTCGACGCCGCCTCGGCCGCCCTTCTGCACGCGGCCATGGACGACCCTTCCCCGGTCTACCTCAGCACCCTGCGCCTGGCCGCCGGCCGCCTCCGCGCCCGCGACCCGTCCCTGGCCGCCGACGTCCCCGAGGCCCGGGTCCTGCGCAGCGTCCTGATGAAGCCCGAGCACGAGGCCTACGTGGAGACCCTCCACCACGAGGTGGTGCGGGTCGCGCGGTCGCTCAGCGGGGACCGGGCAGCGGGCTGAGCATCCCGCAGGTCACCGAGAGCGAGACCGCAGGCGCCGCCCCAGCAGCTTCACCGCCTGCCCTGGGTGGTCCCGTCAGTGCACCGGGCGGCTGCGGCGGTGCCGGACCGGGCCGGTGAAGGCGCGGACGAGCATGAACGCCAGGGTGGCCACGAACGCCAACGTGACCAGGATCGAGAGGATCATCCTTCGGCTCCTTTCCGTTGGTTCGTGCCGCCACCCCTACCCCCGTCCCCGGAGGACGAATCCCGGGCGGCCGAGAATGCCGCGTGGTCGGCCTCGGTCTGGTCGGCGTAGGCCTCGGCGAAGGACGCCACCGCCTGGTCGAAGGCGTCGCCGGAGCCCAGGTAGCCGGCGATCGCGGCCGGGTCGCCGCTGCGGGCGTGGGCCCTGGCCAGCACCCAGCCGCAGAGGCGGCCGTAGGGGACCAGGTCGGCCGGATCCAGCGTCTCCAGGTGGATCCCGCCCTTCATGTCCCAGAGCTGGCGGATGTAGTAGTCGGCCACGTCGTCGCCGGTCCAGCCGAGGAAGATGTCGCTGGCCGTCTGGAGCAGCCGCTGGCCGTTGACGACCCGGTGGCCGGGATGGCGGTAGCGGCTGCGCCCGGCGTACGGCTCCAGCACCGAGGCGGTGGCCTGCTTGACCTGGAGCAGCAGCGGGTCGTCGTGGCGCTCTCCGAGCAGCAGCACCACATAGCAGCGGGTGCCGACGCTGCCGACCCCGACCACCTTGCGGGCGGCGTCCACCGGCCGGAAGCGTTCGAGCAGCCCGCGCCGCTCGTCCG
This genomic window contains:
- a CDS encoding aminotransferase class V-fold PLP-dependent enzyme, translating into MDLGAYLDAARAFDAGFRSRWEPVPAAAASEVDGERLAAAWAEYTGRLQDNYPFFHPRYAGQMLKPPHPVAIAGYLAAMTVNPNNHALDGGPATGAMEKEVVADLAAMFGLPSGGLGHLTSSGTIANLEALWVARQLAPGGKVAHSQEAHYTHARMCEVLGVESVPVTADAAGRMDLDALEELLATGEVGTVVLTAGTTGLGAVDPIAEALALRDRYGCRLHVDAAYGGFFALLAWDTDGAKLLGPETAARLRAVGGCDSVVVDPHKHGLQPYGCGAVLFRDPTVGRLYRHDSPYTYFTSDELHLGEISLECSRAGAAAGALWLTLRALPLRAADGLGPVVAGGLRAARGWADLLEASDELHLYQRPELDILAFWPDPGSPSCAAVDAASAALLHAAMDDPSPVYLSTLRLAAGRLRARDPSLAADVPEARVLRSVLMKPEHEAYVETLHHEVVRVARSLSGDRAAG